The genomic DNA CGCACGGCCGCCTCTACAATATGATGGAAGGCGCGTTCAACAGCTTCGCCAATGGCTATCGCCGCATCCTGCTGGCCAGCCTGAATGTGCGCTTCCTGGTGGTGCTGATCGGTGTTGGCGTCGCCGGCGCCAGCTACTTCCTGTATATGGGGCTGAAATCGGAACTGGCGCCGACCGAGGACCGCGGCACCATCAACGTGTTCTCCACCGCGCCGGAAGGCGCGACGCTGGAATTCGCCGATCATTATGCCCAGAAGTTCGAGAAGATGCTGCTGGAGACGCCGGAGGTCGAGGGCGCCATCGTCATCACCGGCTTCCCCGATGTGACGCAGTCGGTCTCCTTCGCCCGGCTGAAGAACTGGGAGGACCGGGATCGCAAGCAGCAGACCGTGGTGAATGAGCTGCAGAAGAAGCTGGTGAAGATCGCCGGCATCCGCGCCTTCGCGATCAACCGTCCCGCCTTCGGACAAAACTCGCGCGACCGGCCGATCCAGTTCGTGCTGCAGACCACCGCCAGCTATCAGGAACTGGAAACCTATCTCCAGCTGATGATGGAAGAGGCGCGGGACTATCCGGGCTTCGTCAATCTCGACGACGACCTGAAGCTGAACAAGCCGCAGCTCGACATCGACGTGAACCGCGAGAAGGCGGCCGATCTCGGCATCCCGATCTCGGTCATCGGGCGGACGCTGGAAACCCTGCTGGGCGGCCGCCAGGTGACCCGCTTCAACATGAATGGCGAGCAGTATGACGTGATCGTGCAGGTTGAAGATGCCGACCGCCGCACGCCGGGCGATCTGTCGGGTATCTATCTGCGCACGCCGCGCGGCGAGATGGTGCAGTTCTCCAACCTGGCCAGCGTGCGGGAGGTGGTCGCCCCGCGCGAGCTGAACCGCTTCAACCAGCTGCGTTCCGCCACCATCACGGCCAATCTGGCGCCGGGCTACGCGCTGGGCGAGGGGCTTGTGTTTCTGGAGGAGGCGGCCGGGCGTGTGCTGCCGGCAAATGTGCAGACCGACCTGAACGGCCAGTCGCGCGAATTCCGCCAGGCCGGGCAGGCGCTCTATGTCATCTTCCTGCTGGCGCTGGCCTTCATCTATCTGGTGCTGGCCGCGCAGTTCGAGAGCTTCACCGATCCGCTCATCATCATCCTGACCGTGCCGTTGTCGATGACCGGGGCGCTGGCCGCGCTGTATTTTACCGGCAACACGATCAACATCTACAGCCAGATTGGATTGATCACGCTGGTCGGGCTGATCACCAAGCACGGCATCCTGATCGTGGAATTCGCCAACCAGCTGCAGGAGCGCGGCATGAAGCTGCGCGAGGCGGTGGTGGAATCCGCGGTGCTGCGCCTGCGCCCGATCCTGATGACCACCGGCGCCATGGTGCTGGGCGCGGTGCCTCTGGCGCTGGCCACCGGGGCGGGTGCGGAAAGCCGGCAGGCCATTGGCTGGGTGATCGTCGGCGGCATGATCTGTGGCACCATCCTGACGCTGTTCGTGGTGCCGACCACCTATACGCTGCTGACCCGTCAGCGCGGCGGGGAGGCGCCGGAAATCATGGCCGATCCGCAGAAGCCGGTTTCCAGCCCGGCGGAGTGACCGGGGCAGCTTTCATCCCGCCATGGTTGATCCCCGCCCATTCGCATTGTAGCACTGATGCCATGGCGTGCCGCGCCGGTCGCGTGGCCGCGCTTCCTTGAGGAGGGCTTTCCAGTCCATGCCCGGTAGGGACGAGCGCATCGCCGTGTCGCGCGACGGCAACAATGTCGTGCTGACCTTGTCCGGCGAGTGGATCATGACGCGGCAGCCGCCGCGCCTGAAGGATTTGCTGTCGCCTGTCCTGCCGAAGGAGGGAGTGGGCGTAACCGTCCGGGTGCACGATCTGGGGCGCTGGGACGCGACCCTGCCGGCCTTCCTGTTCGCCTTGCAAGTGGAGGCGGCCCGGCGCGATCTGGTGCTCCGTCTGGACGGCTTGCCGGCGGCGCTGCGGGACACGCTCGATCTCGCCGGCAAGTCCGACCGGCCCGGCCTGTCCGGTCCAGTGGCGGCGGATGGTTTCGTCAGCCGGGTTGGCCTTTGGGCATTGGCCGAAATCCGGCAGCTGGGCGTCGTGCTGGGATTCCTCGGCGATGTGCTGCTGGAGCTGTTTGCTCCCCGGCGCGGCGTGCGCCAGCGTCCGCGCGCCTCGGAGACGCTGTCCCTGTTCCGCGACGCCGGTGCCGGTACGCTGGGCATCGTTTCCATCGTCACCTTGCTGGTCGGTGCCATCCTTGCCTTCGTCGGCGCGGTGCAGCTGCGTAATTTCGGCGCCGGCATCCTGGTCGCCGATCTGGTCGGCATCGCCATGGCGCGCGAGCTGGCCGCGGTGATGACCGCCATCGTGGTGGCCGGGCGCACCGGGGCCTCCTATGCCGCGCGCCTTGCCGCCATGCAGGGCAATGAGGAGATCGACGCGCTGAAGACGCTGGGCATCTCGCCGATCGCGTATCTGGTGGTGCCGCGCGTGCTGGCGCTCTCCTTCATGATGCCGCTGCTTTACATCTACGGCACTGCGATGGGGCTGCTGGGCGGACTGCTGATTGGCATCGGCCTGCTCGACCTCAGCGTCGTCGCCTATCTGGAACAGACGCGTGGCGCCATCGGGACGGCCAATTTCGCCCTTGGCTTCGTGAAGAGCATCACCTTCGGGCTGCTGGTCGCCGCCGTGGGCTGCCGCTGCGGTCTGGCGGCGGGGCGCAGCGCCGCCGATGTCGGCAAGGCGGCGACTGATGCCGTGGTCATCTCCATCGTCGGCATCATCCTGCTCGATGCCATCTTCGCGGTGTGCGCCAATGCCCTCGATATCTGAAACCGGGGCCAAAAGTGGGGCGAAGCCTTCCCTCTCGGTGCGCGGCCTGACCATGGCCTATGGCGATGTGCTGGTGCAACGCGCAGTGGAGTTCGACGTCGCGCGTGGCGAGATCTTCGTCATCATGGGCGGCAGCGGCTGCGGCAAGAGCACGTTGCTGAAGCATCTGATCGGGCTTCATCATCCCGCCGCCGGCGAAATCCTGTATGATGGCGATACCCCGCTGGAGGGGCTGGGCGATATCGCCCGGCGTTTCGGGGTGTTGTTCCAGGGCGGCGCGCTCTGGTCGTCGATGACGGTGGGCGAGAATGTCTCCCTGCCGCTGGAGCTCTTCACCAGGCTGGGGAGGGAAGAGATCGCTGCCATTGTCGCCTTCAAGCTGGCGCTTGTCGGGCTCGCCGGGCGCGAGCATCTTTATCCTGCCTCGCTCAGCGGCGGCATGCGCAAGCGCGCCGGTCTCGCGCGGGCGCTGGCGCTGGACCCGGAAATCCTGTTTCTCGACGAGCCCTCGGCCGGCCTCGATCCGATCAGCTCGCGCCGGCTCGACGACCTCATCCTGCAAATCCGCGACATGCTGGGCACCACCATCGTCATGGTGACGCATGAGCTGGCCAGCATCTTCGCCATTGCCGACAAGGCGATCTTCCTGGATGCGGACACCAAAGTGCCGGCGGCGCTCGGCAGTCCGAAGGCGATGCTCGACACTTCCGATAACAAGACGGTGCAGGCCTTCCTGCGCCGCGAAGCCTGAGCGGGAGCGGCCATGGCAGGACCCGGTGGGACGGAACGCAAGGGGGCGGTGCTGGTCGGCGGCTTCGTGATCGCCGCCCTCATCCTCGCGGTCGCGGCGGCGCTGTTCTTCGGCGCCGGGCGGCTGTTCGAGCAGCGGCTTGTTGTCGTCAGCTATTTCGACGGGTCGGTCGGCGGCCTCAGCATCGGCGCGCCGGTCAGCTTCCGCGGCGTGCCGGTTGGCCGGGTCGAGCGCATCCAGCTGCAGATCATGCCGAAAGAAGTATCGGCCCAGATCGCTGTCTATATGTCGCTGGAGCCCGGCGTGGTGCGGTTGCCGGACGGCCAGCAGACGGTGCTGCAGGTCCCCGATTTCGACAGGCTGAATGAGATCGGCCTGCGCGCCCAGCTTGTCACCTTGAGTCTGATTACCGGTCAGCTCGGCATCCAGCTCGATTTCCGCCCGGAGACGCCGGCCCGGCTGCTGGCGCTGGACAATACCGTGCCGGAGATCGCTTCGATCCGATCGGAAATTCAGGCGGTGAAGGACACCATCGCCGAACTGCCGCTGCGCGATGCGGTGGATAAGCTGATCGGCACGCTGACCGCCGTGCAGAGCCTTGCCGATGTTGCCTCGAAGGAGCTGGGCGGCATGTCCGACCGGGTCGGCACGACGATGGACCGGCTGGATGACAGCCTCGACATGGCGACGGTGGTGCTGTTGGGGCTGGAAGAAGAAGTGCGCACCGCGCTGCGCTCGGTCACCGCGCTCAGCGACGGGGCGGGGGCGGAGGTCGGCACGACGGCGGCGGATGTCCGCAAGGTGCTGGAAAATGCCGACCGTACACTGGCGCAGCTTTCCGCCCTGACCGAGACGCTGAACCAGACCATCGATGGCCGCTCTGTGCTGCGTCAGGATGCCGAATCGGCGATCCGCGACCTGGCAGTGGCGACGCGGGCGCTGCGCAGCTTCGCTGAAGCCATCGAGCGTGAACCCAACCTCCTGATCCTTGGCCGGTGAGCATGATGCGGAAATCCCTGTTGGCCCAGCCTGCCCCTCTCTTCCTACTGCTGTTGTCGGCGATCCTGCTGCTGGCTGGCTGTACGAACGGGCCGCGCGCCGATCCGCGCGTCATCGTGCTGCACAGCGCGGCTGCCGCCGTGCCGGCGGCCGAGAACCGGATGGGCCGCATCGAGGTCGCAGAATATCTGCAACGCCGCCATCTGATCTGGCGGATGTCGGAAACGCAGCTGGTGGAGCGCCGCGACCAGTTCTGGGGCGAACGAATCGAGGCGGGTATCCGCCGCGTGCTGGAGGCGGAACTGGCCGTCCTGTCGCCGTCGCTGCCGGCGGGTGCGCGCTACGATGTCAGGATAGACCGGTTCGAGCCGGGGCCGGATGGCCGGGTCGCGTTGTGGGCCGGCTGGCAGCTTGCGGCGGGCGAGGACAATGTCCTGCGCAGCGGTCAGTTCCAGGGTATGGAAGCGGTGGCAGTTCTGCCCGGCAGTGTCGGGGGCAATGCCGGGGGCAATGCCGGGGGCAACGCCGGTGTCAGCCCGGAGGCCGGGGATGCGGCCAGCGTCGCGGCAGCGATGAGCCGGCTGCTCGGCCAGCTCGCGCGGGAGATGGCGGCACGCTAGGGCCGGATCGCTTCAGCTTGAATCAGATGTCTGATGCAAGCTGAAGCGTGAATCCGCCTGGTCGATTGCTCACTTCACCTGCGATGGCAGCCAGAGAACGATTTCCGGGTAGAAATAGGTCAGCGTCAGGAAGGCCAGCATGATCGCCACGAACGGCAGCACGCCATAGACGATCTCCTTCAGCGGCACATCCCCGCCGACGCCGCGCAGGATGAACAGCACGATGCCGACCGGCGGCGTCACCAGCCCGACCTCGATCATCACCACCAGGAAAACGCCGAACCATAGCGGGTCTAGCCCGAGCGACAGGATGATCGGGAAAACCACCGGCAGCGTCATCAGCATCATCGAGATGGATTCGATGAACATGCCGAGCACGATATACAGGCAGGCGATGATGATGAGCACCATCCAGGGCGCCATCTCCGCCGCCTCGACGACGCTGACCAGGGTGCGCGGAATGCGCAGATAGTCGAACACCCAGCTCATGATCGAGGCGCCGACGACGATGAGCAGCAGGAACGAGGTGACGCGCACGGTCTCCATCGCCGTCTCGTAGATCAGCTTCCAGGTCAGGATGCCGCGGAACAGGCAGACCACGAGCGACGCGACGGCGCCAATGCCGCCCGCCTCGCTGGGTGTCGCCACACCGGCATAGAGCGATCCCAGAACCACCAGGATGATGAACAGGAAGGGAAAGACCGAGGCCGAGCCGCGAATCTTCTGCTTGAAGGTGAAGGACTCGCCACGCGGCGTCGCACCGGGACGCAGCGCCGACCAGAGGGCAACCCCGCCCATGAAGCACAGGCTGAGCAGGATGCCGGGGATCACCCCGGCCATGAACAGCTTGGTGACCGGCACACCAACCGTCGTGCCATAGATGATCATGGCGATGCTGGGCGGGATCAGGATGCCCAGCGTGGCGCCGGCAGCGACCACCCCATAGGTCAGGCGCTGGCTGTAGCCGCGCGAAATCATCTCCGGGCAGGCAACCTTGCCCATGGTCGCGGCGGTGGCGAGGCTGGAGCCGGAGACTGCCGCGAACACCGCGGAAGCGCCCACGGCGGCATGCGCGACGCCGCCCGGCGTGCGGCCGAACCAGCAGGTCAGCGCGTCGAACATCTCCCGCGCGACGCCGCTGCGGATCAGCACCGCCCCCATCAGCACGAACATCGGTACGGCGGTCAGGGTGAAGGTGTTCACGCTGTTCCACGACCGTTCGGCCAGCAGCGACAGCTGCGGCATCGGCAGCAGGAACATCAGCCCCAGCAGGCCAACGCTGCCAAGGGTCAGCGCCACGCGGACGCCCAGCACCAGAAACAGGAACAGGGTCGCCACCAGCAAAACGCCCAGCAGCAGCAGCGGGGTTCCCTTGGCCAGCCAGAAGACCATGCCGGTGCCGCCGATAACCAGCACCAGCATCAGCGCAACACGCCAACCGCTGACGACAAGGCAGCCCAGCAGCAGCGTGGCGATGATGGCAAGTGAGCCGGCATCCAGCCGGAGCCCGTCCAGATACACGGGCCGCGGGCCAAGCCAGAGCAGGAAGCCGGCAAGCAATGCGAGTCCGATCAGCAGCCCGGCCTCGATACGCCAGCCTGGCCGGGCGGCGCGCAGCAGATCGCCGAGGATGGCCAGCGCGAAAGCGGCGTAGCCGAGCGACACCGCCAGTTCGGGAATCCATTGTGGCGTCCCCAGCAAGCCCCAGTCGCGGGTGCCGTTGACATATTCCTGATAATTGAAGCTGATCATCTGCCAGCCGGTGAACAGCACGAACAGCAACCCGGCCCAGTTGGCGAAGAGATTCAGGAATGCCTGGATGTTTTCGCTAACATTGGCGAGCAGCAGCTCGACCTGCACATGATCGTCGGAACGCTGTGCCTGGGCGAGCCCCAGAAAGGTCATTCCGACCAGAAGATATGTCGCGACATCGCTGCCCCAGTAGGTCGGCTCGTTCAGGAAATATCGGGAAAACACCTCGAAACACACGATCAGCGTCATCGCGATGAGGGCGACCGCACTGAGCCCTCCCGTGAAGCGGGACACGCTGTCGATGGCACGGACGGTCTGGGACCGCGCCTTGTCGTTCGAAGCCGGGAAACTCCCGGTTCCTATGGTCATGGAATGTCTCCTGAGATGGCAATCGGCGTTGAATCGGAACGGCGGGGGGCGGTCCCTGCGCCGCCGCCGCACAAGAAAATCCACCCCCGGACTCGGGCGTCGAGGAACGCTAGCCCGGGGATTATGTCGTTGCAATGAAGGCGCATGATCGTATTATCTTGCTGCTTGTGGCCTTGTTTTTCGGCCTCCAAAAAAGGCAATGGCGTTGAGCCGGCGCCATAACCATCGGAAATTCCCCACTGTCGTTTCGAAGTATGCAGACAACAACGGGAGGAGCGCAATGTTAATGTTATCGATAACGTCTCGAATGAGGCTTCTGACAAAATCCACTGGCGGCACGGCGTTTTCGGCGCTGATGGCGCCGGTTCTGGCGATCGCCATCGCCCTTGGCGCGTCATCCACCGCCAAGGCGCAGGATTTCGACCTGACCATGGGCATCCTGCCCGCACCGAACTCGCTTTACCTGAAGATGATGCAGCAGGTGCCCGAACGCTTCGAGCGGGCGACCGGCGGCAAGGTGAAGGTGACGCTGAACGATTCGCTCGTCGGCGGCACGCAGATCACGGCCTCGGTCCGCGATGGCCGGGTGCCGATGTCGGGGGCGCTACACACCTATCTGGCGGCGGAAGAGCCGCGCATGGGCGTGTTCAACCTGCCCGGCCTGGTCAACGGCATGCCGGAATACGCCTATCTGTGCAAATCCTTCTGGTGCAAGGATGTCGAAAAGCTCTGGGCGGAGAAATGGAACTCCGTCGTCCTCGCCGAGGGCGCATGGTGCAGCCAGGCCCTGTTCTCCAAGGAGCCGATCCGCACGCTGGAGGACTTCAAGGGCAAGAAGCTGCGCGTCCATAACCCGCAGACCGCCTCGCTGATGGAAGCGGTCGGCGCCAAGCCGACGCCGCTGCCGCTGTCCGAGATTCCGCCGGCCCTCGAACGCGGCGTCATCGACGGTGTCTTCACCTCGACCTGCTATGGCAATGGCCAGGAATACTGGCGTCTTGCCCCGAACGTGCAGAACTGGAAGGTCGGCCCGATCACCGGCTGGGTCGTCATCGTCAACAAGGACATCTGGGAGAAGATCCCGGCTGATCTGCGCACCGCGATCCGCAAGGAGATGCAGGCGCTGGAGGACGAGGCGCTCTACAATTTCTACGCCCATGTCAACGAGGCCGTGGCCAACATGAAGAAGAACGGCATCGAACTGTGGACCGCGCCGCAGTCCGAGGTCGATCGCCTGACCGCCGATCAGTACTCGCAGGCGGCCTACAAGTCGTTCTACGAGCGGGCCAAGGCCGTCGGTTTCGACGGCGAGGCCTATGTGCAGAAAGCGCGCGAGGCGCTCGGCAAGTAACGCCTGGAACAAGAGACGGCACGCCTTACCGCTGTAAGGTGTGCCGTCTTTCTTTTTGCCCGAAACCATCAGGAGAATACGCATATGGACAAGGATCTGTTCGAGAAGGGCCTGGCCAAGCGCAAGGCGACGCTGGGTGCCGCCTATGTGGAAAAGAACCTCGCCGCCGCCGACGATTTCACGCGCCCCTTCCAGGAAGCCATGACCGAATGGTGCTGGGGTTTCGGCTGGGGCGACGAGGCCCTCGACCCCAAGACCCGCAGCCTGATGAACCTGACCATGCTGGGGGCGCTCGGGCGCCTGCACGAATGGGAGACGCATTGCCGCGGTGCGCTCAACAATGGCGTGACCAAGGACGAGATTCGCGCCGCTGTCCACGTCATCGCCATCTATTGCGGCGTGCCGATGGGCCTGGAATGCTTCCGCGTGGCGCGCAAGGTTCTGGAAGAAGCGGGCGAGCTGTAAAACCGCCTGCCCTCACGTAAAGGATACCGGAATCATGTCCGCGCACATCGCCGCCGATGACAGGGTGTCGGCCGTTCTGGCCGATTTCGTCGCCAACTCCCGCTGGGAAGACCTGCCGGAAACTGTCCGGCATGCCGCCCGGCGGTCGCTGCTGAACGGCCTGGCGACTGCCTTCGCCGGCAGTGGCGACAGCGCCATCGATATCGCCGCCAGGACGATGCTGCCCTTCGCAGGCACGGCGGAGGCGACGCTGATTGGCCGCGCCGAGAAGGCCGACGCGATGACCGCCGCCTTCCTGAACGCGGCGGCGATGAACGTGCATGATTTCGACGACACGCATATCCGTACCGTCATCCACCCCGCCGCCCCGGTGGCGCCGGCGCTGCTGGCGCTGGCCGAGCGGCAGCGTATATCCGGCGCGGCGCTGCTGCACGGGCTGGCGCTCGGCATCGAGGCGGCGTGCCGGATCGGCAATGCGGTCTCGCCCGGCCATTACGCGCGCGGCTGGCACATCACCGCGACCTGCGGCGTGTTCGGCGCCGCCGTGGCGGTCGGCAAGGTGCTCGGTCAGGACAGTCGGACGCTGGTGCATGCCCTGGGCGCCGCCTCGGCGCAATCCTCCGGGCTCGTGGAAACCCTCGGCTTTATGGCCAAGAGCATCGGCGTCGGCAGCGCCTGCCGCGGCGGCCTGCTGGCAGCACTGCTGGCGGAGAACGGCTTGGGCGGCCCCGAAAGGCCGCTGGAAGGGCCGCGCGGCTTCCTGACCGTCACCGGCGACAAGCCGGATTTCGGGCAGGTGACGGGTGATCTCGGGACACGGTGGGAGGTGCTGCGTAATATCCACAAGCCCTATCCCTGCGGCGTGGTGCTGTTCCCGGTGATCGACGCCTGCCTGGCGCTGAAGAATGAGCACGGCATTCAGACGGATGAGATCGAGGCGGTGACGCTGTACGGCCACCCGCTGCTGCGCCAGCGCACCGACCGTCCCAATGTCGAAACCGGTCGGGAGGCGCAGGTCAGCGCCCAGCACGCGGTTGCCGTCTGCTTCCTGACTGGCAAGGCCGGGCTGGAACAGTTCAGCGATGCGGCGGTCGCCGATCCCGAAGTGCTGGCGCTGCGGGCGCGGGTGCGGATGGAGGATGAGGCCGGCCGCGACTTCACCGGCGTGCGCGCGGTCGTCAGCCTGAAGGACGGGCGGTCCGAGGAAATCACCATTACCGACGCGAAGGGGACCGATAACGGCCCCTTGAGCGATGGCGAGATCGAGGCGAAGTTCCGCACGCTCGCCGCTTACGGCGCGCCGCACTGCCGCGATGCGGAGAAGCTGATCGACGCCGTATGGTCGCTGGATACGAGCGCAGATGCCGGCGCGATCATGGCGCTGGCGCGGCCCGCTCCTTAAATAGCCTCAGCTCGCCGACCAGGCGAGATCGACCGGCAGCACCGCGCCGTTGATATCCCGGCCGGCCGGACCGCACAGGAAGGCGACGAATTCGGCGACGCTCTCCGGCGCGATAAAGCGGCCGGACGGCTGCTTGCCGGCAAGGAAGCGGCCCACCGCCTCCTGCTCGGAGAGGCCCTGCTCCGCCATCGTGGCCTTGATGACGCGGCTGCTGTGCGTCGTGTTCACCGAGCCGGGGCAGATCGCGTTGCAGGTAATCTCGTGTTCAAGGGTTTCCATGGCGACGGCGCGGGTCAGGCCGATCAGCGCGGTCTTGGCAACGACGTAGCTGGCGCGGTTGGCGGCACCGATCATCCCGTAGATCGACGACATGTTGACGATACGGCCCCAGTTGCGGGCCTTCATGCCGGGCATGGTGCAGCGGATCGTGTTGAAGGCGGAATTCAGGTTCACCGCCATGGCACGGTCCCAGTCGGCCGGTTTGGTATCTTCGATCAGCCCGAAAAGCCGCGTCACCGCGTTATTGACCAGGATATCGACGCCGCCGAAACGCGCGTTCGCCGCCGCGACCATCGCCTCCACCTGGGCGGCATCGCCGACATCGGCGCCATCATAGATCACATCGACATCGTGCGCCTTCAGGGCCGCGATCTTGTCCGCGACCTCTGCCTCGCGCTCGATGCCGTTCAGGACGATGTTGCAGCCGCTTGCCGCCAGCCGCTCCGCGACGGCATAGCCGATCCCCGCCGTCGAACCGGTGATGAGTGCACTCCTACCCTTGAGCATGCGTGGCTTAACCTCGTTCATATCGTCAGGACACCCGCACCAGCCCAGGCTTTGCGTGTGGGCACGTATCTGTTATCGATAACATCTATTTATGCCAAGTCAAGCGGGCTGACGATGGCATTCGCCCGTCACGTGCTCTCGCGCTGGATGATGTCGAATCCCAGATCCTTGGCGATAACGCCGCCACCAAGCTTGAGGATGCGTTGCAGGAGGATGTTCGCTGAGAACATGCCGATTTCGCGGCGCGGCAGGCGCAGGGCCGTGATCCTGGGGACCAGATGATCGAGAATGTCGAGATCGTCGAAGCTGGCGATGGCGATATCCTCCGGCAGGCGGAGGTTCCGGCGCTGGCATTCCAGCGCCGCGCCGACCGCCAGTACGTCTCCGGAACAGAACACGGCGTCCGGCCGCTTCTTCAGGTCGAGCAGCCGGATCAGCGCGTCCCGGCCACCGGACAGCCCTTCCGGCGTTTCCAGGATCAGCTGCCGGTCCGGTTTGAGGTCCAGTTCCTCCAGCGCGGCCAGGTAGCCGCTGCGGCGCTGGCGCATGCGGTCATTGGTTTCCGTTGCCAGCGACACGAAGGCGATGCGGCGGTAACCCCGGCGGTGCAGATGGTGGGTCATCGCCTTCGCCGCCTCGAAATTGGAATAGCTGACCACGATGTCGATCGGATCGCGGGTCAGGTCGCCGGTTTCAATGACCGGAATGTCGGCCTTCGTCAGGATGCCGCGAATCCGGGGCGTATGGGCCGTGTTGTGCAGGATGATGCCGCTGACCTGCTGGCTGAGGAAAGCCAGCACCAGCTTTTCCTCCACTTCCAGCGAATGGCCGCTCTCGGCGATCAGCACATGGAACCCGGCCTTGCCGAGATTATCGGCGATCGCCTGGATGGTCTCGGCGAACAGCGAGTTGCGCAGGCTGGGGACAATCAGCCCGATGACATCGGAATGCCGCGAGGACAGGTTGCCGGCCAGGCGGTTGGGGATATAGCCGGTCTTCTCGATGGCGTCGCGGATGCGCTCGCGGGTCTCCTCCGACACGGTATCCGGCGCCCGCAACGCGCGCGACACGGTCATCGCCGACACCCTGGCGAGGCGCGCGACGTCGCTCATGCGCACGGATTTCGCCTGACCTGTAGAATGGGGGCCCGTAAGAACTGTGCCCGCAGGGATTTTCTTGGACATGGCCCGTGCTTCACCGCTTTGCCGAGTGACAGCGCAACTTTGCCCTTTCCAGCCGGCAGTTCCAACGGTAATGTTCCGCTTTGAATGATATCGATAACATATATTGAATGTCGATCCGCCAAGGTGTCCGCGCCGGCTGGCGGGATCGTGGCATGCCATCAGGAGACTACATGACCCAGGGCAAGGAAATCGGTTTCATCGGCATTGGCCGCATGGGGGCGCCGATGACGAAGCGGCTGCTGGATGCCGGTTACGCCGTCACCCTCTTCGACAAGAACACCGAGGCGCTGAAAGCGCTTGAGGCGGCAGGCGCCAGCATAGCGTCCTCGCCGCGCGCCATCGCCGACAAGGTCGATACCGTGCTGCTGTCGCTGCCGACACCAGCCATTGTCGAGGCCGTCGGGCGCGAACTGGCGGAAGGCAAGGCGCTGCGCACCGTCATCGATCTTTCCACCACCGGGCCGAAAGGCTCCGAGGTGCTGGCCGGCATCCTCGCCCCGGCGGGGATCGCGCTGGTCGATGCGCCGGTCAGCGGCGGCGTCGCCGGTGCCGCCAAGGGCAGCCTCGCCATCATGGCGGCGGGCGATCCTGAGCGGCTGGCCGAGACGAGGGCGATCCTCGACTGTTTCGGTAAGGTGTTCATCGCCGGCGACAAGCCGGGCATGGGCCAGACCATCAAGGTCATCAATAATCTGATGTCGGTGACGGCGCTGGCCATCGCGTCCGAGGCGCTGGTGCTTGGCAAGGCGTCGGGCCTCGACCCGGACCGGATGATCGAGATCATCAACGCCTCCAGCGGCCG from Oceanibaculum nanhaiense includes the following:
- a CDS encoding ABC-type transport auxiliary lipoprotein family protein, with translation MAQPAPLFLLLLSAILLLAGCTNGPRADPRVIVLHSAAAAVPAAENRMGRIEVAEYLQRRHLIWRMSETQLVERRDQFWGERIEAGIRRVLEAELAVLSPSLPAGARYDVRIDRFEPGPDGRVALWAGWQLAAGEDNVLRSGQFQGMEAVAVLPGSVGGNAGGNAGGNAGVSPEAGDAASVAAAMSRLLGQLAREMAAR
- a CDS encoding efflux RND transporter permease subunit, translating into MNIFELCVRRPVFATVMSLMILLIGLVSYERLPVREYPNIDEPIVSVRTDYLGASAEIVESQVTQVLESSISGIEGIETIISQSRQERANITIRFRLGTDPDVAASDVRDRVSRVRGRLPEEIEEPVIAKVEADASPILFIGFSAPGRSSMELTDYADRFFVDRLQTLPGLAEVRIYGERRFSMRIWIDRAKLAGYNLTVQDVENALRQQNVEIPSGRIESLSREFTVLSRTNLVTPEQFENVVLKDVDGFQVKLRDVGRAELGPSDNRRVSRYNGVNSLTLGVVKQATANPLEVSKAVRAELPNILRDLPADMNAEVAFDTSVFIERSIDNVFTTILEAVILVILVIFFFLRSLRATIIPMVTIPVSLIGAFIFMYAMGFSINTLTLLAMVLAIGLVVDDAIVVLENVHRHLEMGKTPFGAAIVGTKEISFAVIAMTMTLAAVFAPVAFAEGRTGRLFIEFALALAGAVVVSGFVALTLTPMMCSKMLQAHESHGRLYNMMEGAFNSFANGYRRILLASLNVRFLVVLIGVGVAGASYFLYMGLKSELAPTEDRGTINVFSTAPEGATLEFADHYAQKFEKMLLETPEVEGAIVITGFPDVTQSVSFARLKNWEDRDRKQQTVVNELQKKLVKIAGIRAFAINRPAFGQNSRDRPIQFVLQTTASYQELETYLQLMMEEARDYPGFVNLDDDLKLNKPQLDIDVNREKAADLGIPISVIGRTLETLLGGRQVTRFNMNGEQYDVIVQVEDADRRTPGDLSGIYLRTPRGEMVQFSNLASVREVVAPRELNRFNQLRSATITANLAPGYALGEGLVFLEEAAGRVLPANVQTDLNGQSREFRQAGQALYVIFLLALAFIYLVLAAQFESFTDPLIIILTVPLSMTGALAALYFTGNTINIYSQIGLITLVGLITKHGILIVEFANQLQERGMKLREAVVESAVLRLRPILMTTGAMVLGAVPLALATGAGAESRQAIGWVIVGGMICGTILTLFVVPTTYTLLTRQRGGEAPEIMADPQKPVSSPAE
- a CDS encoding ABC transporter permease: MPGRDERIAVSRDGNNVVLTLSGEWIMTRQPPRLKDLLSPVLPKEGVGVTVRVHDLGRWDATLPAFLFALQVEAARRDLVLRLDGLPAALRDTLDLAGKSDRPGLSGPVAADGFVSRVGLWALAEIRQLGVVLGFLGDVLLELFAPRRGVRQRPRASETLSLFRDAGAGTLGIVSIVTLLVGAILAFVGAVQLRNFGAGILVADLVGIAMARELAAVMTAIVVAGRTGASYAARLAAMQGNEEIDALKTLGISPIAYLVVPRVLALSFMMPLLYIYGTAMGLLGGLLIGIGLLDLSVVAYLEQTRGAIGTANFALGFVKSITFGLLVAAVGCRCGLAAGRSAADVGKAATDAVVISIVGIILLDAIFAVCANALDI
- a CDS encoding MlaD family protein produces the protein MAGPGGTERKGAVLVGGFVIAALILAVAAALFFGAGRLFEQRLVVVSYFDGSVGGLSIGAPVSFRGVPVGRVERIQLQIMPKEVSAQIAVYMSLEPGVVRLPDGQQTVLQVPDFDRLNEIGLRAQLVTLSLITGQLGIQLDFRPETPARLLALDNTVPEIASIRSEIQAVKDTIAELPLRDAVDKLIGTLTAVQSLADVASKELGGMSDRVGTTMDRLDDSLDMATVVLLGLEEEVRTALRSVTALSDGAGAEVGTTAADVRKVLENADRTLAQLSALTETLNQTIDGRSVLRQDAESAIRDLAVATRALRSFAEAIEREPNLLILGR
- a CDS encoding ABC transporter ATP-binding protein; its protein translation is MPSISETGAKSGAKPSLSVRGLTMAYGDVLVQRAVEFDVARGEIFVIMGGSGCGKSTLLKHLIGLHHPAAGEILYDGDTPLEGLGDIARRFGVLFQGGALWSSMTVGENVSLPLELFTRLGREEIAAIVAFKLALVGLAGREHLYPASLSGGMRKRAGLARALALDPEILFLDEPSAGLDPISSRRLDDLILQIRDMLGTTIVMVTHELASIFAIADKAIFLDADTKVPAALGSPKAMLDTSDNKTVQAFLRREA